One segment of Chitinivibrionales bacterium DNA contains the following:
- a CDS encoding toxin-antitoxin system YwqK family antitoxin yields the protein MKTFGPKTISRQFEKRPLTYVIMVTILSIILLFGCGGKKMELKYPNGKLQEKYYVNKSGQKEGPYASWYWNDKPHQKCTYKNGKQEGPDVHWYENGKKSLECTYKNGVREGAYAEWFESGLKSIECNYKNGKLDGPYAEWHKNGKKSLECNYKNGVLEGSYTEWFENGTKSYEGIYKNGKKDGPYTYWHENGRKLEQGIDKNDKLDGPYIRWYKNGNKEHEGSCKDGIKTGPYVRYYENGKKQEEWTYKDGNQDGPYTLWFDNGTKKEEGFYKDGLRDGKCTRWYDNGNKQEECSYKGEKKDGPSMKWFKSGNKQEQCSYKNDKKEGAYTLWFENGKKQEAGFYKDGNREGRYTTWYEDGNKQLENFYKDGKIIR from the coding sequence TATTTGGCTGCGGCGGAAAGAAAATGGAATTGAAATATCCGAACGGGAAGTTGCAGGAAAAGTATTACGTAAATAAGTCAGGTCAAAAAGAAGGCCCGTACGCCAGCTGGTACTGGAACGACAAGCCGCATCAAAAATGCACCTACAAAAATGGGAAACAGGAAGGACCCGACGTCCATTGGTACGAGAACGGAAAGAAATCATTGGAATGCACCTATAAAAACGGGGTGCGGGAAGGCGCATATGCCGAATGGTTTGAAAGCGGATTGAAGTCGATTGAATGCAATTACAAAAACGGGAAATTGGATGGGCCGTACGCGGAATGGCATAAAAACGGGAAGAAATCATTGGAATGCAATTATAAAAATGGCGTCCTTGAAGGGAGCTACACCGAATGGTTTGAGAACGGCACGAAATCATATGAAGGTATTTACAAAAACGGAAAGAAAGACGGTCCTTACACCTATTGGCACGAGAACGGGCGCAAGCTCGAGCAGGGCATTGACAAGAACGACAAACTGGACGGTCCTTACATCCGGTGGTATAAAAATGGAAACAAGGAGCATGAAGGCTCCTGCAAGGACGGGATAAAAACCGGCCCGTATGTCAGATATTATGAGAACGGGAAAAAACAGGAGGAATGGACCTATAAAGACGGGAATCAAGACGGACCCTATACCTTATGGTTTGACAATGGGACGAAAAAGGAGGAAGGCTTTTACAAGGACGGCCTTCGGGACGGAAAATGCACACGATGGTATGATAACGGGAACAAGCAGGAGGAATGCTCGTACAAGGGCGAGAAAAAAGACGGGCCGTCAATGAAGTGGTTTAAAAGCGGAAACAAGCAGGAGCAATGTTCCTATAAGAATGACAAAAAAGAAGGGGCGTACACGCTGTGGTTTGAAAACGGGAAAAAGCAGGAGGCGGGCTTTTACAAGGACGGCAACAGGGAAGGACGATATACAACTTGGTATGAGGATGGAAACAAGCAGTTGGAGAATTTCTACAAAGACGGAAAAATTATACGTTGA